A window from Theobroma cacao cultivar B97-61/B2 chromosome 3, Criollo_cocoa_genome_V2, whole genome shotgun sequence encodes these proteins:
- the LOC18605086 gene encoding uncharacterized protein LOC18605086 isoform X1, with amino-acid sequence MVSTRRSGSLSGSKSKRSCSSEDKPPSPKRQKVENAENPMPAAESSKEMCTSPAVDPGDCGNGDAPIAGDGLNLGKGETSSAVVPVTAPIADGSAPIVLDKGRSSFSTWSICQKQNPNFETSTPWCRLLSQFAQNPNVPICTSNFTIGSSKHCNFQLKDQAISAMLCKIKHTQQEGSAVAMLESTGSKGSVQVNGTVVKKNTSCALNSGDEVVFGSMGNHAYIFQQLMTEVAVKGAEVQNTVGKFLQLERRSGDTSAVTGATILASLSSLRPDLSRWKSPSQASSKIHQVAEVPTHSVVHDAADVDLDGLEGNSTANIGSDKAAEVGALNKNLPLDCNHDSSIEAGNVKLSGVNDLLRPFLRMFAPSTSCNLKLSKSICKQVLDERNEWARDSQPASTSSMSLRCAVFKEDIHAGILDGRNLEVSFDNFPYYLSENTKNVLIAASFIHLKHKEHAKYTSELTTVNPRILLSGPAGSEIYQEMLTKALANYFGTKLLIFDSHSFLGGLSSKEAELLKDGVNAEKSCTCTKQSPGPTDLAKSLTPTVEAETSSPVAAPSCGPESQPKTEADTMPSSSGSSKNQMFKIGDRVKFMNSTSGGLYSAVSSPRGPPNGVRGKVVLLFEDNPFSKIGVRFDKPVPDGVDLGNICEGGHGFFCNVSDLRLENSSTEDLDRLLINTLFEAVYSESRTSPFILFMKDAEKSLAGNTDSYTTFKCRLEKLPDNVIVIGSHTHTDNRKEKSHPGGLLFTKFGGSQTALLDLAFPDSFGRLHDRGKEVPKATKLLTKLFPNKVTIHMPQDEALLASWKHQLDCDAETLKMKGNLNLLQTILSRSGMECEGLETLCIKDQSLSNESAEKVVGWALSHHLMQNPEADADSRLLLSCESIQYGIGILQAIQNESKSLKKSLKDVVTENEFEKRLLADVIPPSDIGVTFDDIGALENVKDTLKELVMLPLQRPELFCKGQLTKPCKGILLFGPPGTGKTMLAKAVATEAGANFINISMSSITSKWFGEGEKYVKAVFSLASKIAPSVVFVDEVDSMLGRRENPGEHEAMRKMKNEFMVNWDGLRTKDTERVLVLAATNRPFDLDEAVIRRLPRRLMVNLPDAANRAKILKVILAKEDLSPEVDFDAVASMTDGYSGSDLKNLCVTAAHRPIKEILEKEKKERAAALAEGKPPPPLSGSADIRPLNMEDFKYAHERVCASVSSESVNMTELLQWNELYGEGGSRRKKALSYFM; translated from the exons ATGGTTTCAACGAGACGAAGTGGATCTCTCTCGGGTAGTAAAAGTAAGAGATCTTGTTCTTCTGAGGATAAGCCTCCGTCTCCAAAACGGCAAAAG GTGGAAAATGCGGAGAACCCGATGCCGGCGGCGGAGAGTTCCAAAGAAATGTGCACGTCGCCCGCCGTGGATCCTGGAGATTGCGGAAACGGCGATGCTCCGATCGCCGGAGACGGCTTGAACCTCGGGAAGGGCGAGACGTCATCGGCCGTTGTCCCCGTTACAGCACCGATCGCCGATG GTTCTGCACCGATTGTTTTGGACAAGGGGAGGAGTTCATTCTCTACATGGAGTATTTGCCAGAAACAGAATCCAAATTTTGAGACTTCTACACCTTGGTGCAGGCTTTTGTCGCAATTTGCGCAG AATCCTAATGTTCCCATTTGCACATCAAATTTCACAATTGGCTCGAGTAAACACTGCAATTTCCAATTGAAGGACCAGGCAATTAGTGCAATGCTTTGCAAGATAAAACACACACAG CAAGAAGGCAGTGCAGTAGCCATGCTAGAAAGCACTGGGAGCAAGGGATCAGTGCAAGTTAATGGGACAGTGGTGAAGAAGAATACCAGTTGTGCGCTTAACTCGGGTGATGAGGTGGTCTTCGGTTCGATGGGGAATCATGCTTAT ATATTTCAGCAACTCATGACTGAGGTTGCAGTTAAAGGTGCTGAGGTCCAGAATACTGTAGGAAAGTTTCTGCAACTTGAGAGGAGGTCAGGGGATACATCAGCTGTTACTGGGGCTACCATATTGGCATCACTTTCAAGTCTGAGGCCAGATTTATCCCGCTGGAAATCTCCTTCTCAAGCCAGCAGTAAGATCCACCAGGTGGCTGAGGTGCCTACTCATTCTGTCGTTCATGATGCTGCGGATGTTGATCTTGATGGCTTGGAAGGAAATTCAACTGCAAATATAGGGAGTGATAAAGCTGCTGAGGTTGGAGCACTCAACAAGAATCTTCCTCTTGATTGCAACCACGACTCCAGCATAGAGGCAGGCAATGTAAAACTCTCTGGGGTGAATGATTTGCTAAGGCCTTTCTTGAGGATGTTTGCTCCATCAACTAGTTGTAATCTGAAATTGAGCAAAAGTATCTGTAAACAGGTATTGGACGAAAGAAACGAGTGGGCGAGGGATTCACAGCCAGCATCAACATCGAGTATGTCACTCCGCTGTGCAGTGTTCAAAGAGGATATTCATGCAGGAATTCTTGATGGCAGAAATTTAGAAGTGTCATTTGATAACTTTCCATATTATTTAAG TGAAAATACGAAAAATGTGCTGATAGCAGCTTCATTTATACACCTCAAGCACAAAGAACATGCGAAGTATACTTCAGAGCTAACTACTGTGAATCCACGGATTTTACTTTCTGGTCCTGCAG GGTCTGAGATATACCAGGAGATGCTGACAAAGGCACTTGCTAATTATTTTGGGACCAAATTGCTCATTTTTGATAGCCATTCTTTTTTGGGT GGTTTGTCTTCAAAGGAAGCTGAGCTGCTGAAGGATGGAGTCAATGCAGAAAAATCCTGCACCTGCACCAAACAGAGTCCTGGACCTACTGATTTGGCCAAGAGTTTGACTCCAACTGTTGAAGCTGAAACGTCAAGCCCTGTGGCTGCCCCTTCTTGTGGGCCTGAATCTCAACCGAAGACAGAAGCTGATACCATGCCCTCCTCATCTGGGTCATCTAAGAatcaaatgtttaaaataG GTGACAGAGTAAAATTTATGAATTCAACTTCAGGTGGTCTATATTCTGCAGTGTCTTCACCTAG AGGCCCGCCTAATGGGGTTCGTGGGAAGGTTGTCTTACTCTTTGAGGACAATCCTTTCTCAAAAATTGGTGTAAGGTTTGATAAGCCTGTACCTGATGGCGTTGACCTTGGAAATATTTGCGAGGGTGGCCATGGATTTTTCTGCAATG TGTCTGATCTTCGTTTGGAGAACTCAAGCACAGAGGATTTAGATAGATTACTCATTAACACATTGTTTGAG GCTGTATACAGTGAGAGCAGAACTTctccttttattttgtttatgaaAGATGCTGAGAAGTCTCTTGCAGGAAATACGGACTCTTATACTACATTTAAATGCAGACTTGAAAAGCTTCCTGATAATGTCATTGTAATTGGTTCACATACTCATACTGACAATCGTAAGGAGAAG TCACATCCTGGTGGTTTGCTTTTCACAAAATTTGGTGGCAGTCAAACTGCTCTCCTTGACTTGGCATTTCCg GATAGTTTTGGAAGGTTGCATGACAGGGGGAAGGAAGTTCCAAAGGCAACAAAACTTTTGACTAAGCTTTTTCCAAATAAAGTGACCATTCACATGCCACAG GATGAAGCCCTGCTTGCATCTTGGAAGCATCAATTGGATTGTGATGCTGAAACTCTGAAAATGAAGGGGAATCTGAATCTACTGCAAACT ATTTTAAGTCGGAGTGGGATGGAATGTGAAGGGCTTGAAACTTTGTGCATCAAGGATCAAAGCCTTTCAAATGAAA GTGCTGAGAAGGTAGTTGGATGGGCTCTAAGTCATCATCTAATGCAGAATCCTGAAGCTGATGCTGACTCAAGGCTTCTTTTGTCTTGTGAGAG CATCCAGTATGGCATTGGAATCTTACAGGCTATCCAGAATGAATCTAAAAGCTTGAAGAAGTCACTTAAG GATGTTGTAacagaaaatgaatttgagaaaaggCTTTTAGCTGATGTCATTCCACCCAGTGACATTGGAGTTACCTTTGATGACATTGGGGCTCTTGAAAATGTGAAGGATACATTAAAAGAGTTGGTTATGCTTCCTTTACAGAGGCCTGAACTCTTTTGCAAGGGGCAACTGACCAAG CCTTGCAAGGGCATACTCTTATTTGGACCTCCTGGAACTGGGAAGACTATGCTGGCAAAGGCTGTGGCTACTGAAGCTGGTGCAAACTTCATCAATATATCCATGTCAAGCATCACATCAAAG TGGTTTGGTGAGGGTGAGAAATATGTTAAAGCTGTTTTTTCCCTAGCCAGTAAAATTGCTCCTAGTGTCGTATTTGTTGATGAG GTTGATAGCATGTTGGGCCGGAGAGAAAATCCAGGGGAGCATGAAGCCATGCgtaagatgaaaaatgaatttatggTGAACTGGGATGGCCTACGTACAAAAGACACAGAACGGGTTCTTGTACTTGCAGCCACAAATAGGCCTTTTGACCTTGATGAGGCTGTCATTAGAAGGCTGCCCCGTAG ATTGATGGTAAATTTGCCAGATGCTGCAAATAGAGCAAAGATACTAAAGGTTATTCTTGCAAAAGAGGACTTGTCTCCTGAGGTTGATTTTGATGCTGTTGCGAGTATGACAGATGGATATTCTGGGAGCGACTTGAAG AATCTATGTGTGACTGCTGCACACCGTCCAATTAAAGAGATTCtggaaaaggagaaaaag GAACGAGCTGCTGCTCTAGCAGAGGGCAAACCTCCACCGCCTTTGAGTGGGAGTGCTGATATACGTCCTCTAAACATGGAGGACTTTAAATATGCTCATGAGCGG GTATGTGCCAGTGTATCATCTGAGTCTGTAAACATGACTGAGCTGCTTCAATGGAATGAGCTCTATGGTGAGGGTGgttcaagaagaaagaaggcTCTCAGCTACTTCATGTGA
- the LOC18605086 gene encoding uncharacterized protein LOC18605086 isoform X5, protein MILIICRHDQQEGSAVAMLESTGSKGSVQVNGTVVKKNTSCALNSGDEVVFGSMGNHAYIFQQLMTEVAVKGAEVQNTVGKFLQLERRSGDTSAVTGATILASLSSLRPDLSRWKSPSQASSKIHQVAEVPTHSVVHDAADVDLDGLEGNSTANIGSDKAAEVGALNKNLPLDCNHDSSIEAGNVKLSGVLDERNEWARDSQPASTSSMSLRCAVFKEDIHAGILDGRNLEVSFDNFPYYLSENTKNVLIAASFIHLKHKEHAKYTSELTTVNPRILLSGPAGSEIYQEMLTKALANYFGTKLLIFDSHSFLGGLSSKEAELLKDGVNAEKSCTCTKQSPGPTDLAKSLTPTVEAETSSPVAAPSCGPESQPKTEADTMPSSSGSSKNQMFKIGDRVKFMNSTSGGLYSAVSSPRGPPNGVRGKVVLLFEDNPFSKIGVRFDKPVPDGVDLGNICEGGHGFFCNVSDLRLENSSTEDLDRLLINTLFEAVYSESRTSPFILFMKDAEKSLAGNTDSYTTFKCRLEKLPDNVIVIGSHTHTDNRKEKSHPGGLLFTKFGGSQTALLDLAFPDSFGRLHDRGKEVPKATKLLTKLFPNKVTIHMPQDEALLASWKHQLDCDAETLKMKGNLNLLQTILSRSGMECEGLETLCIKDQSLSNESAEKVVGWALSHHLMQNPEADADSRLLLSCESIQYGIGILQAIQNESKSLKKSLKDVVTENEFEKRLLADVIPPSDIGVTFDDIGALENVKDTLKELVMLPLQRPELFCKGQLTKPCKGILLFGPPGTGKTMLAKAVATEAGANFINISMSSITSKWFGEGEKYVKAVFSLASKIAPSVVFVDEVDSMLGRRENPGEHEAMRKMKNEFMVNWDGLRTKDTERVLVLAATNRPFDLDEAVIRRLPRRLMVNLPDAANRAKILKVILAKEDLSPEVDFDAVASMTDGYSGSDLKNLCVTAAHRPIKEILEKEKKERAAALAEGKPPPPLSGSADIRPLNMEDFKYAHERVCASVSSESVNMTELLQWNELYGEGGSRRKKALSYFM, encoded by the exons ATGATACTCATTATTTGTCGACATGATCAGCAAGAAGGCAGTGCAGTAGCCATGCTAGAAAGCACTGGGAGCAAGGGATCAGTGCAAGTTAATGGGACAGTGGTGAAGAAGAATACCAGTTGTGCGCTTAACTCGGGTGATGAGGTGGTCTTCGGTTCGATGGGGAATCATGCTTAT ATATTTCAGCAACTCATGACTGAGGTTGCAGTTAAAGGTGCTGAGGTCCAGAATACTGTAGGAAAGTTTCTGCAACTTGAGAGGAGGTCAGGGGATACATCAGCTGTTACTGGGGCTACCATATTGGCATCACTTTCAAGTCTGAGGCCAGATTTATCCCGCTGGAAATCTCCTTCTCAAGCCAGCAGTAAGATCCACCAGGTGGCTGAGGTGCCTACTCATTCTGTCGTTCATGATGCTGCGGATGTTGATCTTGATGGCTTGGAAGGAAATTCAACTGCAAATATAGGGAGTGATAAAGCTGCTGAGGTTGGAGCACTCAACAAGAATCTTCCTCTTGATTGCAACCACGACTCCAGCATAGAGGCAGGCAATGTAAAACTCTCTGGG GTATTGGACGAAAGAAACGAGTGGGCGAGGGATTCACAGCCAGCATCAACATCGAGTATGTCACTCCGCTGTGCAGTGTTCAAAGAGGATATTCATGCAGGAATTCTTGATGGCAGAAATTTAGAAGTGTCATTTGATAACTTTCCATATTATTTAAG TGAAAATACGAAAAATGTGCTGATAGCAGCTTCATTTATACACCTCAAGCACAAAGAACATGCGAAGTATACTTCAGAGCTAACTACTGTGAATCCACGGATTTTACTTTCTGGTCCTGCAG GGTCTGAGATATACCAGGAGATGCTGACAAAGGCACTTGCTAATTATTTTGGGACCAAATTGCTCATTTTTGATAGCCATTCTTTTTTGGGT GGTTTGTCTTCAAAGGAAGCTGAGCTGCTGAAGGATGGAGTCAATGCAGAAAAATCCTGCACCTGCACCAAACAGAGTCCTGGACCTACTGATTTGGCCAAGAGTTTGACTCCAACTGTTGAAGCTGAAACGTCAAGCCCTGTGGCTGCCCCTTCTTGTGGGCCTGAATCTCAACCGAAGACAGAAGCTGATACCATGCCCTCCTCATCTGGGTCATCTAAGAatcaaatgtttaaaataG GTGACAGAGTAAAATTTATGAATTCAACTTCAGGTGGTCTATATTCTGCAGTGTCTTCACCTAG AGGCCCGCCTAATGGGGTTCGTGGGAAGGTTGTCTTACTCTTTGAGGACAATCCTTTCTCAAAAATTGGTGTAAGGTTTGATAAGCCTGTACCTGATGGCGTTGACCTTGGAAATATTTGCGAGGGTGGCCATGGATTTTTCTGCAATG TGTCTGATCTTCGTTTGGAGAACTCAAGCACAGAGGATTTAGATAGATTACTCATTAACACATTGTTTGAG GCTGTATACAGTGAGAGCAGAACTTctccttttattttgtttatgaaAGATGCTGAGAAGTCTCTTGCAGGAAATACGGACTCTTATACTACATTTAAATGCAGACTTGAAAAGCTTCCTGATAATGTCATTGTAATTGGTTCACATACTCATACTGACAATCGTAAGGAGAAG TCACATCCTGGTGGTTTGCTTTTCACAAAATTTGGTGGCAGTCAAACTGCTCTCCTTGACTTGGCATTTCCg GATAGTTTTGGAAGGTTGCATGACAGGGGGAAGGAAGTTCCAAAGGCAACAAAACTTTTGACTAAGCTTTTTCCAAATAAAGTGACCATTCACATGCCACAG GATGAAGCCCTGCTTGCATCTTGGAAGCATCAATTGGATTGTGATGCTGAAACTCTGAAAATGAAGGGGAATCTGAATCTACTGCAAACT ATTTTAAGTCGGAGTGGGATGGAATGTGAAGGGCTTGAAACTTTGTGCATCAAGGATCAAAGCCTTTCAAATGAAA GTGCTGAGAAGGTAGTTGGATGGGCTCTAAGTCATCATCTAATGCAGAATCCTGAAGCTGATGCTGACTCAAGGCTTCTTTTGTCTTGTGAGAG CATCCAGTATGGCATTGGAATCTTACAGGCTATCCAGAATGAATCTAAAAGCTTGAAGAAGTCACTTAAG GATGTTGTAacagaaaatgaatttgagaaaaggCTTTTAGCTGATGTCATTCCACCCAGTGACATTGGAGTTACCTTTGATGACATTGGGGCTCTTGAAAATGTGAAGGATACATTAAAAGAGTTGGTTATGCTTCCTTTACAGAGGCCTGAACTCTTTTGCAAGGGGCAACTGACCAAG CCTTGCAAGGGCATACTCTTATTTGGACCTCCTGGAACTGGGAAGACTATGCTGGCAAAGGCTGTGGCTACTGAAGCTGGTGCAAACTTCATCAATATATCCATGTCAAGCATCACATCAAAG TGGTTTGGTGAGGGTGAGAAATATGTTAAAGCTGTTTTTTCCCTAGCCAGTAAAATTGCTCCTAGTGTCGTATTTGTTGATGAG GTTGATAGCATGTTGGGCCGGAGAGAAAATCCAGGGGAGCATGAAGCCATGCgtaagatgaaaaatgaatttatggTGAACTGGGATGGCCTACGTACAAAAGACACAGAACGGGTTCTTGTACTTGCAGCCACAAATAGGCCTTTTGACCTTGATGAGGCTGTCATTAGAAGGCTGCCCCGTAG ATTGATGGTAAATTTGCCAGATGCTGCAAATAGAGCAAAGATACTAAAGGTTATTCTTGCAAAAGAGGACTTGTCTCCTGAGGTTGATTTTGATGCTGTTGCGAGTATGACAGATGGATATTCTGGGAGCGACTTGAAG AATCTATGTGTGACTGCTGCACACCGTCCAATTAAAGAGATTCtggaaaaggagaaaaag GAACGAGCTGCTGCTCTAGCAGAGGGCAAACCTCCACCGCCTTTGAGTGGGAGTGCTGATATACGTCCTCTAAACATGGAGGACTTTAAATATGCTCATGAGCGG GTATGTGCCAGTGTATCATCTGAGTCTGTAAACATGACTGAGCTGCTTCAATGGAATGAGCTCTATGGTGAGGGTGgttcaagaagaaagaaggcTCTCAGCTACTTCATGTGA